GCTTCGTCGAGCGATGGATAGACGCGGCGGCGGAAGCGCTGGCCGGACTTGACGATGTCCCCCATCTTCTTCTCGATGGCGGCCAGGTCGTCCGGGGTGAACGGCTTCGGCACGTCGAAGTCGTAGTAGAAGCCGTCCTTGATCGGCGGCCCGATGCCGAGCCGTGCCTCGCCGAACAGCTCCTGCACGGCCTGCGCCATGACGTGCGCGGTCGAGTGCCGCAGGACCGCGCGGCCGTCGTCGGTGTCGATGGCCACCGCCTCGACGCGCTCCTCGGCGGCCGGCGTCCACTCCAGATCGCGCAGCTTGCCGTCGCTGTCGCGTACGACGACGATCGCCTGCGCGCCGGTCGTGGGCAGGCCCGCTTTCTCCACCGCCTCCGCCGCCGTCGTGCCGGCCGGCACCACGACGGTGGCGGACACGGCGGGACTGACGGATGCGGACACGGTGATCTCCCAGATTCGGTAGCGGTGCATGTGAAACTGCACGCCGATCGTATCCAGGCCGTCGACGACGCCCGCACGGGATTCCCCTGGCGCTCGCCTACTCGGGGACGACCTGGCGGTCCGCCGACGAGAACGCGATCACGAAGATCGCCTCGGCGGTGCCGATGTTGCGCGCGTTGTGTACGGCTCCACGGGGAATGCTGATCGTGTCGCCGGCTGTCATCCGTACGCGATCGTCGTCGACACTGTGCTCGATCGTGCCCTGCAGCACGTGCAGGACCTCGTCGCAGTTGGGGTGATGGTGACGCGGATTCTGCCGGCCAGGTCGGATGTAGCAGCGGCCGACGGTCATCTCGGTCGAGTTGCCCAGCCGGCCGGACACCATCCAGACCAGCCGCCCCCAGTCATGGTCCTCGACCTCGTTGTCGGCCGGCCGCGCCGGCACCACGTCACTCATTGGACTCTCCAGGTGCTCGATTGGCTGCTTGCGTGACATCCAATGGCAACGAATTGGACTCTCCCGTGGAGACGCGCCGGTAGGCGTCGAAGAGCCGCATGATGGCCAGCGAGTCCGCCAGCGTGCCCTTCTCCGGCGGCCGGCCGTCCCGTACGGCGTCGCAGAAGTGCTGGAGCTCCGGCACATAGCCGAGATAGAAGAGGTTCTTGTTGGACAGCTGGCCGAGCGAGAACTCCGGCTCCCAGTGCAGCGGCGCCGCCGCGTCGTCGACGAGGAAGCTGCCCGTGCGGCCGTACTCGCCGTGGCTGCCGCGCCGGTAGTACGTGAGCTTCACACCGTTGTCCAGCACGGCGTTGGCGCCGTCGCCGATGACCTCGACGCGCTCCAGCGGACTCGCCGGACCGATGCCGGCCGCCAGGTGCAGTGTGCCGACCGCGCCGGAGGCGAACCGCAGCATCGCCACGCTGGCGCCGGAGATGGGTTCCCATTGGAAACCCATCTCGGCGACCGGGCCCATCAGATAATGCAGGATCGCGGCCGGATGGTAGATGTGGTCGAGGAACCCACGCATCGCGTTGAGGTCGCGGCGCTGCTCCGGCGCCGGCAGGGCCTGCGGATAGCGCACGCTGATCGACGTCGGCCGGCCAAACTCCGGGCTGTGCACGATCGAGTGCAGCTTCTCCATCGCCGGAGCGAAGATCTTCTTCAGGCCGGTCATCACATACCGGCCGGTCGTCGCGCTGAGGTCGGCGAGCATCTCGACCTCGGCGACAGAGGCGGCGGTCGGCTTCTCCATCCACACGTGTACGCCGGCACGCAGGCAGTCCGCGGCGATCTCGGTCGCCTGCACGCGGCCGTCGTCGTGGTATCCGGTGACGATGAACGCGACGGTCGGCCGCTCGCGCTCCAGCATCTCGCGGTGATCGGTGTAGCTGGCCGCCGCGCCGAACATCCGCGCGTACGTCCCGGCCCGGTCGGCCTGCTGGTCGCACACGGCACGCAGGTCCACCGGGACGTACTGGAGGCTCGGATAGATGTTCCGGTAGGAGTGACCACCGGCCCCGACGAACACCGCGGACAGCCGGTCCGCGTACTCGAACTGGTAGGTGACCGCGTCGCTCATGCACTCTCCCGCCGGATCCGGTCCGTCACTCGTCTCACCCTAGGTCGGCGACCGGCGCCGCCGGCGATCCTGACTAGACCAGCGGCGTGCCGGTCCGGGGCTGGCGTACGCTGGCCGACCCTGGCGTGATTCCCGGCCGTCGAGGAGGATCCGTGGCCGATTCTCGACCCGCTCCGTCCCGCCTGCTGGCGGCGCTGGTCCGCCGCAAACCGGTCGCCACGATGGCCGCCGAGACCGGCGCGGACACCGGCGGCGGACAGCTGAGCCGGTCGATCGGACTGTTCCAGCTCTCCACCATCGGCATCGGTGCGGTCATCGGCACCGGCATCTTCTTCGTGCTGTCGCAGGCCGTGCCGATGGCCGGCCCGGCGGTGGTCTGGTCGTTCGTGATCGCCGCGGTCGTCGCCGGCCTGACCGCAGTCTGCTACGCCGAGCTGGCCAGCGCCGTGCCGGTCTCCGGCTCGTCGTACTCCTACGCGTACGCGACCATGGGCGAGCTCGCCGCGATGGTCGTGGCCGCATGTCTGCTGCTGGAGTACGGCGTGTCCACCGCCGCCGTGGCGGTCGGCTGGTCGCAGTATCTGAACCAACTGCTGGACAACCTGTTCGGCCTGCGGCTGCCGGAACTGCTGGCCTCCGCGCCGAACGAAGGCGGCATCGTCAACCTGCCGGCGGTCGTGCTGGTGGCGCTGTGCGCGCTGCTGCTGATCCGCGGCACGAGCGAGTCCGCGCGGGTCAACGCGACCATGGTGATGATCAAGATCGCCGTGCTGGCGCTGTTCGTGGTGCTCGGCATCGCCGGATGGAAAGCCGACAACCTGGCCAACTTCGCGCCGTACGGCCTGGCCGGCGTGATCGGCGCGTCCGGCGTCATCTTCTTCACCTTCGTCGGCCTGGACGCGGTGTCGACGGCCGGCGAGGAGGTGAAGAACCCTCGGCGGACGATGCCGCTGGCGATCCTGATCGCGCTCGGCGCGGTGACCGCCGTCTACGTCCTGGTCGCCGTCGTCGCGGTCGCCGCTCAGCCGTCCGCGAGGTTCAAGGACCAGGAGGCCGGACTGGCCGCGATCCTGCAGAACATCGTCGGCGCCAGTTGGCCGGGGACCGTACTGGCGGCCGGCGCGATCATCTCGATCTTCAGCGTCACGCTGGTGACGCTCTACGGCCAGACGCGCATCCTGTTCGCGATGAGCCGCGACGGTCTCGCGCCGAAGGTGTTCCGCCGGGTCAACGCCCGTACGGTCACGCCGGTCCGGAACACGCTCATCGTGTCCGTCGCGGTGGCGGTGCTGGCCGGCCTGATCCCGATCGACTTCCTGTCCGAGATGACCAGCATCGGCACGCTCGTCGCGTTCATCGTGGTCTCGATCGGCGTGATCGTGCTGCGGTTCACCGCGCCAGACCTGCCACGCGGCTTCAAGGTGCCCGGCTATCCGGTCACGCCGGTCCTGTCGGTGCTCGGCTGCCTGGTCATCATCCGCAACCTGCGGCCGGTCACCATCCTGGCCTTCGTCGTGTGGACCGCCGTCGTCCTGGTCTGGTATTTCAGCTGGGGGATCCGGCATTCCGAGCTGGCGAAGGCCGAGCGCGACGAGGTGTCGTCATGACCGTCGTCGTCGGTCTCCCCCGTGGCCAACGTGCCTCCGCCGCTCTGCATTTGGCCGCGCTGCTGGCACGCTCCAGCGGCGACAGCCTCGTCGTCTGCGCGGTGGCGCCGGCGGCGTGGCCGCCTGGCCCGGCTCGCGTCGACGAGGAATACCAGCAGTACGTCGAGAAGACCAACCGCGAGGCGCTGGAGTCGGCCGGCCTGGTGCTGCCGTCCGACCTCGACATCATCCTGGAGAGCACGCGGGCCAGGTCGGTGCCGGCCGGTCTGCTGGAGACCGCCGCCAAGCACCGCGCCCGTGTGCTGGTGCTCGGCTCCACGTCGGTCGGCAGGGTCGGCCGGGTCTCGCTCGGCGGCGTAGCCGACCAGGTGCTGCACAGTGCGCCGGTGCCGGTGGCGTTGACACCGTACGGCTTCCGCGCCGAGCCGGACACGACCGTACGCCGGATCACCGCGAGCTATGGCGCGACCAGCGGCGCCGATCAGTTCGCGATCGCCGCAGCGGAGCTCGCCATCGAGCTCAATGCGGCACTGCGACTGGCGTCCTTCGCCGTACGCCCTGGTCCGGTCGTCTCGGCCGGCGTCGGTCTGCACGCCGAGGACACTGTCGTCGGCGAGTGGCGCGATCACATCGAGCAGCTGCATCACCGGGCGCTGACAAGGCTCGCCAGCCGTCCGGCGGTGCCCCGTTCGGTGGACACGGCGGTCGGCTTCGGCGCGGACTGGCGAGAGGCCGTCGCCGACATCGGCTGGTCGACAGGAGACCTGCTCGCCGTCGGCTCCAGCTCGGTCGGACCGCTGTCCCGCGTCTTCCTCGGCTCGCGTGCCTCCAAGATCGTCCGCAACTCCCCAGCGCCGGTGCTCGTACTGCCGCGCGGCGCGGTCGACGACCTGACCGACCGCGCCGACCAGCCGCCGGCCTGACCGGAAAATCAGGTGGCCTGCGTACGCGATCTGGATACGGTTGCGCGGTGCCTGAGCTGAAGCGGCTGGACGCCGAACTTGGTCCAGCGGTCCTGGCCTTCGAACTGGCGAACCGCGCGTACTTCGCGGCCTCGATCTCCGACCGCGGCGACGACTACTACGAACGGTTCGCCGACTGGCACGGCGACATGCTCGCCGAGCAGGAGGGCGGCACCGGCGCCTTCTACGTGCTCGTCGGTGAGGATGGCGCGGTTCTCGGCCGGTTCAACCTTTATCGCATCGACGACGGGTCCGCCGATCTCGGTTATCGGGTCGCGCGGGAGGTCGCCGGCCGCGGAGTGGCGACCGCGGCGGTCCGGGACCTGTGCCGGCTGGCGGCCGAACGACACGGCCTGCGGAGGCTGCGCGCGGCCACCTCCAGCGCGAACATCGCGTCGCAGAAGGTGCTGGCCAAGGCCGGCTTCGTCGCGGTCGGTCCGGCCGATCCCGCCGACCTCGGTGGCAAGCCCGGCACCTGGTACGAGCGCGATCTGCGAGCGTTGCGCGCCATAGGCTGACCACATGGACTCGACTCACTACGGCGTGCGGTCGATGAGCGCACCGCTGCGGCGTGTGCTCCTCCGCAAGCCGTCCACGACAGGCAATTTCGCGGCGGCCGACTGGCGTACGCCCGATCCACGGCTGCTGATCGACCAGCACGAGGCATTCGCCACGCTGCTGGCCTCACTTGGCTGCGAGGTCGTGGTCGCCGACGCAGTCGACGGCCTTGTCGACTCCGTGTATGCACGCGATCCCGCGCTGGTCACCGGCCGCGGCGCGGTCCTGTTCCAGATGACCAAGCCGGTGCGCCAGCCGGAGCCGGAGCTGCTCGGCGCCGCCTTCGAACAGGCCGGCGTGCCGGTCATCGGCCGGCTCACCGGTGACGCGTACGCCGACGGCGGCGACTTCATCTGGCTCGACGAGCGGACGCTGGTGGTCGGCCGCAGCTATCGCACCAGCGAGTCGGCCGTGACGCAGCTGCGTGAGCTGCTGGCCCCTGAAGACGTCACGGTCGTCCCGGTGGACATCCCGCACGCCACCGGACCAGAGCACGTGCTGCACCTGATGTCGTTCATCTCGCCGGTCGCCGACGACCTCGCGGTGGTCTATCCGCCGCTCGCTCCGGTCAGCCTCATGCAGACGCTCGCCGCGCGCGGCATCACCATCGTGCCGGTGGACGACGAGGAATACCTGACGATGGGATGCAACGTCCTGGCCGTACGGCCGCGCGTCGCGGTGCTCGTCGACGGCAACCCGCGGATCCGCGCGGCGCTGGAGACACACGGCTGCCAGACGCACACGTACGACGGCTCCGACGTGTCGGTGAAAGGCGACGGCGGACCGACCTGTCTCACCGCACCGCTCTGGCGCGGCTGACCGTCAGAGGCCGATGCGCGCGGCGCGGCGCAGCACCGCCGGTGAGACGCGCGACAGCAGCCGCGCGACCTTCGCCTCCACGGTGACAGGCACGACCGCACGGCCGTGCCACACCGCGCGGACGATCTCCTTGGCCACGCCTTCGGGACCGAAGTTGCGCCGCGCGTACGCCTTGCTGACACGGGCGCGCTGGCGCTGCTGTTCCGCCTCCGGCATGGCCGAGAACGTGCTGGTCCGCGTGATGTTGGTGTTGACCATGCCCGGACAGATCGCCGAGACGCCGATGTCGTGGTCGGCCATCTCGGCCCGCAGGCAGTCCGACAGCATGAAGACGGCGGACTTGCTGGTCGCGTATGCGGTGAGCAGCTTCGTCGGCAGATACGCGGCGGCCGACGACACGTTGACGATGTGGCCGCCCTCGCCGCGCTCGGCCATCGCGGTGCCGAAGGCCTGGCAGCCGTAGATCACACCCCAGAGGTTGACGTCCAGGACGCGCTGCCACTCCTCGGTGGTGGTGTTGAGGAACGTGCCGGAGTGGCCGATGCCGGCGTTGTTCACCAGTACGTCCGGCACGCCGTGCGTCGCGATCACGTCGGCGGCCCATCCGTGCATTGCCTTCTCGTCGGCCACGTTCACCTCGTACGCGTGCGCCGGTGGTCCGACCAGGGCGGCCAGCGTGGCCGTACGCTCCGCCGCCGCCAGGTCGATGTCGCCCACGACGACCCTGGCGCCCAGCCGCGCGAAGGCGAGCGCGGTGGCGCGGCCGATGCCGCTGCCGGCACCGGTGACGACGACCAGCTTGCGGTCGAACGCGCGCTTCTTCGGCGCTCCGACGCGCGCTCGTGCGAGCTCCGGCGACGCGTCACCGCCGCCGACGTGGTCGATGAGCTCGGTGACCATCCGCGCCACCGCCGGCGCGTGCGTCAGCGGAGCCCAGTGCCGCGCCGCGAGACTGCGCCGCCACAGCCGTGGCGCGTGCATTTCCAGGTCCTCGCTGAGCGCCGCGGACACGTAGTGGTCGCCGCTCGGATGGATGACCTGCACCGGCACCTCGGTCGACCGTGGCCGCGGGTCACTCAACCGCGGCCGCATGTTGGCGCGATAGAGCGAGATGCCGCGTACCGCGTCGCTGGTCAGCGTCGGCGCCGGATGGCCGGCGCTGGGCCGCACGCCTTCGACCGTACGAAGAATGCGGCTCCACCTGGACGACAGGCCGAGCCGCCAGGCCAGCGGCGCGAGCACCGGCAGGTGGAAGGCCACGATGTACCAGGAGTGCAGCTGCTGCACGGCCAGCTGCCGCAGGTGCTTCGGCGTCGGGTTGGTGAGCCGGCGCTGGATCCACTCGCCGACGTGGTCGAGGCAGGGACCGGAGATCGACGTGTACGAGGCGATCCGCCGGTGCGCGCCGGGCTCGGTGACCGCTTCCCAGGCCTGGATCGACCCCCAGTCGTGGGCGACCACGTGCACCGGACGGTCGGGACTGACCGCGTCGGCGACGGCGAAGAAGTCGGCGGCCAGCCGGTCGAGCTGATAGCCGGCCTTGTCCTTCGGTGGCTCGGAGCCGCCGGCGCCGCGCACGTCGTAGGTCACGACGTTGAAGCGCTCGGACAGCTCGGCCACGACCTCGTCCCAGACGATGTGCGTGTCCGGATAGCCGTGCACCAGGACCACGGTCGGCGCGTCCGGATCGCCGGCCCGCTGCGGGGTCGTCCACACCGCCAGCCGGACCTCGCCGGACTGGACCGTCGTCGGCTCAGCGGTCACGCCGCACCATCCTGTCGTGTCAGCTCGCTCCACCCGCGTACGTGCGGAAGATCGTCGTCCAGCCAGTACGCCGGGTTGTCCGGATCGTCGGTGACGACCAGCAGCTCCTCGAACTTTATGCCGACATCGCCAAAGCCGATGTGCGGCTCGACGGCCCACAGGCCCGGCGTCGGCGCGTGCCGCGACGAGCGTCCGTCGGCCCACAGTGGCGAGCGCCCGTGCATCCGCTCGGAGATCAGCTCGCGACCGAGCGTCTGCAGGGTCCGTACGCCGAAGCCGAAGACCGTGAGGCCGCGCGGGCCCGCCGCCTTGATCCGCGTCACCTGGTGGCCGATGACCCGGCCCGGATAGACGCGGTGCCGGTTGTCGTAGCCGTGCCTGGCGATCAGCGCGTCCACGTCGGCATAGATGTCGTCCAGCGTCGCGCGTTCGCGTACGCGCCGCAGGATCAGGTCGCGGTATTCGCGCAGGTCGGCGAAGAGCTGGTCCCAGATCCGGTTGTCGCCGATCCGGCCGCCGTAGCCGATGTCGGCCGTGTAGCCGTCGATGACCGGCGCGCAGTCCAGCACGAACGGCATCCCCTCGCGGAGCGTGCGGCCGCTGGCGAAGAAGTCCAACGGGCCACGGAAATGCCGGAAGGCCGTACGGTCGCCGAACCAGGCGAACGGCACGTGGAAGAAGTCGTCGACGCCGCTCGCGACCAGCTCGTGCCGCAGCTTGCCGGCGGCCTGCCGCTCGGTGACGCCGGGCTCCAGCCAGTCGGCGACCTTCTGCGCACAGGCGTACGCGAGCTGCTGCGCCTCGCGGAAGCCCCCCAGATCGCGGTCGGTGTACGTGAACACGGCGGTCATGCGCATCCCCTCACAGGTCCAGCACAAGGCGGTCGCCGTGCACACGCGACACGCAGATCAACATGTCGCCGGCGGCGCGTTGCGCGTCGGTCAGCCGGCGGTCGCGGTGGTCGACCGGGTCGCTGCCTGGCAGCACGCGCGCTCGGCAGGTGCCGCAGAAACCCTGCTGGCAGGAGTACGCGACGTTCGGGCGCGCGTCGCGTACGACGCTGAGCACCGATCGGTCCGCCGGCACGCGGAGCACGCCGCCGCTGCGACGCAGTTCCACGTCGAGCGGCCGGCCGTCGACCACCGGCGGCGGCGAGAAGCGTTCGAAGTGCAGCGAGCGCGCGCCGGTCGCGCGGAAGCCTGCGCGTACGAGCGCCAGCATCGGCGCCGGACCGCAGCAGTAGACGCTGCCGCCGGCGGCCGCCCCGGCCAGCAGGTCGTCAACAGACGGGACGCCGTACTCGTCGTCTGGCCGGATGAACGCGCGGTCTCCCAGCCTCTCGAGTTCCCCGAGGAAACTCATCGACGCGCGCGTCCGGCCCGTGTAGACCAGTCGCCAGTCCAGCCCGCGGCGAGCCCCTTCCCGTGCCATCGGCAGGACCGGCGTTATGCCGATGCCGCCGGCGATCAGGAGCAGCGGTCCCTCGGCGACGAACGGAAAAGCGTTGCGCGGTCCGCGCACCGTCACGGTCTCGCCGGCTGTCAGGCGGTGGATCTCCCGCGATCCCCCGCCGCCTGTGGAGAGCCGGCGGACGGCGATCCGGTACGCGCGGCGATCCGCGGGGTCGCCACACAGCGAGTACTGCCGGCGACGACTGGACGGCAACGTGACGTCCAGATGGCAACCCGGCTGCCATGCCGGCAGCGGCCCGCCGTCCGGACGTACCAGCCGCAAGCTCACGACCTCGTCGGCCTCGACCCGGCGTTCGGCGATGCGCAGGCGCAGATCGGCCGGACCCGCACCGGGATCCGGCCTGCTGGAGCGGAAGAACCGGAGAGCGCGGGTGTAGCGGTCGCCGACCGCGGTCACCACGCTCAGCATCCGGTCCGGCGGCATGACACGCGGAATCTCTGTCTCGTGGAGTCGGCGGTCGGCCGCGGATGGCATCGCCGGCCGCCGTCAGTGCGCGGCCTGAGCGGCCGGCGAGGAGGCGAGGTACGCGACCGCCTGGCTGGTCGAATATTCCTGGCTCGGATGGAAGCCGGGACGCAGATAGCGGAGCGCGGCGGCGGCCAACTGGCGGCGCTTCGGCAGCAGGCCGCGCTTGGCGGCACGGCCGACATCGCGCCAGCGCAGCCGCTGACCGCGCAGCTCCGGGTCGTTGGCGATCATGAATCTGGTGCCGCGGATCCACATCAGGCCGATCATCGGCGCGACGATCGCCATGGCACGCAGCCGCCGCACGTACCGCCGGTCCAGGTGCCGCGCCAGGTCGAACGCGACGGCGCGATGCTCGACCTCCTCGGCCGCGTGCCAGCGGAGCAGGTCGAGCATGGTCGGGTCGATGCCGGCCTCGTCCAGCGCCGAGGCGTTGAGCATCCAGTCGCCCATGTGCGCGGTGAACTGCTCGATCGCCGCGACGATCGCGACCCGCTCGACGAGATACTGCTGTACCGTACGCTCCGGCAGGTCGTCGCGGGTGCCGAGCACGCGGCGGAAGATCCACTCGACGCGATCGGTGAACGGCCGCGGGTCCAGGCCGCGCGCCAGCAGGTGGTCGAGCACCTCGCTGTGCGCCTCGGCGTGCACCGCCTCCTGGCCGATGAACCCGAGCACCTGCTCGCGCAGCGTGTCGTCGCGGATCTGCGGCAGCGCCTCCTGGAAGAGCCGTACGAACCAGCGCTCGCCTTCCGGCAACAGCAGATGCAGCACGTTCATCACGTGGGTCGCCATCGGCTCACCGGGGACCCAGTGCATCGGAAGCGCGGACCAGTCGAAACGTACGTCCCGTGGCTGCAGGACCAGGTTGTCCGGCTCGCACCTACCAGGAGCCTCGTCGGTGGTCACGTCGGTCGCCTCCATCCGTCACCCGGCCGGCTTACCTGCTACCAAGTGTCGCATGAACTACTTTCAGCACGGTAACTTACTGTGGAGTAGATAGCAATGATAGAAATTCCGTCGGATCTATCGCCAACGACCTGACTCATGAGTAGGGTCCGGGTCGGAGCGTGTGACGCGCACCACCCCCAGGACAGCCAGCCCTCCCACCGAGCAAGGGGTCGCCAGTGGTCGATGCCCGGTTGAGGCAGTCGCCGATAGCGCGCGGACCGGTCGCGAGCGCCGCGGCCGAGGTGGGGCTGCTGCTCGGGTTCGCCGTTGAGACCGCGATGGCCGTCGGCCGGGTCGTACGCCGGCGCCGGTTCGCCTGGCGGGAGTGCCTGGAGCAGACCTGGTTCCTGGCCGCGGTCACCAGCATCCCGTCGGTGCTGGTGATGATCCCGCTCGGCGTGGCGGTGGCCATCACGGTCGGCTCGTTCGCCAGCCAGATCGGCGCCGAACGCTACAGCGGAGCGGTGGTCGCCTTCGTGATCATCGGCCAGGCGGCACCGCTGGTCTGCGCACTGATGATCTCCGGCGTCGGCGGCTCGGCGATCTGCTCCGACCTCGGCGCACGCAAGATCCGCGAGGAGACCGACGCGCTGGAGGTGCTCGGCGTGTCTCCGGTGGAGCGCCTGGTCCTGCCCCGGATGATCGCCGCGGTCGTCGTGACGGTCCTGCTCGACGGCGTGGTGATGGCGGTCGGCATCGGCGCGACGCTGATCTTTCACGTCCAGGTGCTGCACGGCACCGCCGGCAGCTTTCTGGCGACCCTGACGCAGTACGCGCGTCCGGAGGACTTCGTGCTCGCCGAGATCAAGGCGGCGACCTTCGCGGTCATCGCCGCGATCGTCGCGAGCTTCAAGGGCCTCACCGCCAAAGGCGGACCGCAAGGCGTCGGCGACGCGGTCAACGAGTCGGTGGTGCTCTCGTTCATCCTGGTCTTCGTCGCCAACACCGCGATGACCGAGCTCTATCCGCTCATCGTGCCGGCCCGGGGCGCGTACTGATGGCCGGCCCGTACGTCGCCGGCGTCTGGGCGGTCCGCGCGTACCAGCGGACTGTCGACGCGCTGGCGATGGTCGGCCGGCAGTTCACCTTCTACGTACGTGCACTCGCCGCCATCCCGCGTACGCTGCGCCGCTATGGCAAGGACGTGGCCAGGCTGGTCGCCGACATCAGCTTCGGCTCCGGCTCGCTGCTGGCCGGCGGCGGCACCGTCGGCGTCATCTTCGCCATGTCCTTCGTCGCGAGTACGCAGGTCGGCCTCGGCGGTTACCAGGGGCTCGACCTGATCGGCCTGTCGCCGATCACCGGCCTGGTGGCCGCGCTGGCCAACACACGGGAGATCGCGCCGGTCGTCGCGAGCATCGCGCTGGCCGCGAAGGTCGGCACCGGATTCACCGCTCAGCTCGGCGCGATGCGGATCGGCGAGGAGGTCGACGCGCTCGAGTCGATGGCCGTGCCGTCGCTGCCATATCTGGTGACGACCCGGATGATCGCCGCGTTCGTCGCGGTCATCCCGCTCTACCTGATCGGCCTGTTCGGCTCGTACGTGGCGACCGGCTTCGCGGTGGTGTTCCTGTCCGGGCAGTCCGCCGGCACGTACGACTATTACTTCCACCTGCTGCTCACACCCACGGACGTCCTCTACTCGCTGGCGAAGGCACTCATCCTGGCGGTCGTGGTGACGCTGGTGCACTGCTTCTATGGCTACACCGCGACCGGTGGGCCGGCCGGCGTCGGCAAGGCGGCCGGCCGGGCACTGCGGGTCAGCATCGTGATGATCATGCTGGTCGACGTGCTCCTGACGCTCACGTTCTGGGGTCTGCGGCCGACCCTGCCAGGCGTCGGAGGCACCACATGACGCGGCGCGGCACGCTGGCGGTCCGCGGCGGCCTGGCACTCCTGCTGATGCTGGCCGCGACCGTCGCCCTGATCGTCAACAGCACCGGCGCGTTCAACCGCGATCCCGTGGTCACCGCGACCGTACCGGCGACCGGCGGATCCATCGCGCCACTGTCGTCGGTGCAACACCACGGCGTCGTCGTCGGCACACTGCTGGCCGTCGAGGCCGGCACGCGTACGTCCAAACTGGTGATCCGCCTACGGCCGGCCGCCGTCGACGCGATCCCCGCCAACGTCCAGGTGCGGCTGCTGCCGCGTACGGTCTTCGGCCAGGCGTACGTCGACCTCGTCACGCCACAGTCGGGACCGCACGGCGAGCTGCGCGACGGGTCGATCCTGCGTGCCGACATGTCCGCCGAGACGATCCAGCTCTACCAGGCGTTCAACCGGATCTACGACCTGCTCACCGCGCTGCAGCCGGCGCAGCTGGACGCGGCACTGACCGCGGTCGCCGACGCCGTACGCGGTCGCGGCGATGACCTCGGCACGACGATCGCCGAGCTGGACACCCTGACCCGCCAGCTGCGGCCGACCATCCAGTCCGTCGGCCCCAACCTGCGCGCTCTGGCCACGCTCAGCGAGCAGCTGGCCCAAAGCGCACCGGACGCGTTCCACGCGCTCGACGACGCGGTCGCGATCTCCGCGGTGATCGTCCAGAAGCAGCAGAGCCTGCGCCAGCTGCTCAGCGCCGGCACGTCGCTGGCCGACGAGTCCGACCGGCTGCTCGGCGACAACTCCGGCCGGCTCATCCAGCTGGTCCGGCTCACCGGCCCCACACTGGCGGCGCTGTCCGGCCGGTCGGACCGGATCAGCGACACGCTCACCTCGCTGCACTCCTTCCTGGACAAGGGAAACCAGGTGTTCGCCAGCGGCCGCCTGAAGATGCGCGCGCCGATCGTCTTTCCGCCGCCGCAGGCGTACTCGGCGGCCGACTGTCCGCGCTATCCCGGACTAGCCGGTCCCAACTGCGGCTCGGCGCCGCCTCCGGCCGCGGCGCCGCCACCGGCACCGCCGTCCGGCG
The nucleotide sequence above comes from Fodinicola acaciae. Encoded proteins:
- a CDS encoding MCE family protein, coding for MTRRGTLAVRGGLALLLMLAATVALIVNSTGAFNRDPVVTATVPATGGSIAPLSSVQHHGVVVGTLLAVEAGTRTSKLVIRLRPAAVDAIPANVQVRLLPRTVFGQAYVDLVTPQSGPHGELRDGSILRADMSAETIQLYQAFNRIYDLLTALQPAQLDAALTAVADAVRGRGDDLGTTIAELDTLTRQLRPTIQSVGPNLRALATLSEQLAQSAPDAFHALDDAVAISAVIVQKQQSLRQLLSAGTSLADESDRLLGDNSGRLIQLVRLTGPTLAALSGRSDRISDTLTSLHSFLDKGNQVFASGRLKMRAPIVFPPPQAYSAADCPRYPGLAGPNCGSAPPPAAAPPPAPPSGGTAGPVGSNQEQNTIGALFPDIVDPAAPGRTAGLLDILAGPILRGSQVVTP